A single region of the Kwoniella botswanensis chromosome 1, complete sequence genome encodes:
- a CDS encoding pre-mRNA-splicing factor SLU7, with translation MLNTSAALQGGKMSREEFRRQKDLDAARKAGTAPAAVDEEGNAINPHIPEYITKAPWYADTGKPSLAHQRIGKSDGPALKLDEWYERGQTAGPAAKKYRKGACENCGAMTHKKKDCLERPRKKGAKFTNKDIAPDEVIQNFQSDYDSKRDRWNGYDPSSYKNIVDEYEATEAARKKYREEEIDNQTSTADMSTAKKLAKKEKKENGGGGDDDDFGSSDEDEDDEDKYAEAADQIGQKLDTKTRITVRNLRIREDTAKYLHNLDAESAYYDPKTRSMRDAPIQGMAPEDMKFAGDNFQRYSGDATNIQKLQMFAWQSSQRGHNVHMLANPTAGELLHKEFQEKKEVLKDTNKNSILARYGGEEHLERLPRELLNGQTEDYVEYSRSGQVVKGRERAIPRSKYDEDVYINNHTAVWGSYYDLSSGQWGYGCCHSLISGSYCTGEAGKTANSSSSVSALLESSARVKEIEEKAEKERKSLAEQHLEDLASGKKDKGKEREAPKYGSRPDDLLDDDKVDLDKEKLRKALEQEKKRKGLNENDAWEQNKKSKTDVTQEEMEAYRLSRQGYEDPMANYKDTGGYDLV, from the exons ATGCTCAACACCAGTG CTGCCCTCCAAGGGGGTAAGATGTCTCGAGAAGAGTTCCGACGACAAAAAGATCTCGACGCGGCTCGTAAAGCCGGTACAGCCCCAGCTGCAGTCGACGAAGAAGGAAACGCTATCAATCCCCATATTCCAGAATACATCACCAAAGCGCCCTGGTATGCCGATACTGGTAAACCATCATTGGCACATCAACGTATTGGTAAAAGCGATGGACCTGCTCTAAAGCTAGATGAATGGTATGAAAGAGGTCAGACGGCAGGACCGGCAGCAAAGAAATATCGTAAAGGTGCATGTGAGAATTGTGGAGCGATGACacacaagaagaaagattgtTTAGAAAGACCTCGTAAGAAGGGAGCCAAATTTACCAATAAGGATATAGCTCCTGACGAGGTGATTCAGAATTTCCAAAGTGATTACGATTCAAAGAGAGATAGGTGGAATGGATatgatccatcatcatataAGAACATAGTAGATGAATATGAAGCTACTGAAGCTGCCAGAAAGAAAtaccgagaagaagaaattgataATCAAACTTCAACTGCAGACATGTCAACGGCCAAGAAATTagcaaagaaagaaaagaaggagaatggagGTGGCggagacgatgatgatttcggttcgagtgatgaggatgaagatgatgaagataaatATGCAGAGGCTGCTGATCAGATTGGACAAAAGCTGGATACGAAAACTAGAATTACTGTGAGAAACTTGCGTATCAGGGAAGATACAGCAAAGTATCTACATAATTTAGATGCGGAATCGGCATACTACGATCCAAAGACTAGATCGATGAGAGATGCTCCTATACAAGGTATGGCTCCggaggat ATGAAATTCGCAGGAGACAATTTCCAGCGATACTCAGGAGACGCAACCAATATACAGAAACTACAGATGTTCGCCTGGCAATCTTCTCAACGTGGGCACAACGTTCATATGCTTGCTAATCCGACGGCTGGTGAACTGTTACACAAAGAATTccaggagaagaaagaggtgCTCAAGGATACCAACAAAAATTCGATCTTAGCTCGATATGGTGGTGAGGAGCATTTGGAGAGATTGCCCCGGGAGTTATTGAATGGTCAAACAGAGGATT ATGTCGAATACTCTCGATCTGGTCAAGTTGTCAAAGGTAGAGAAAGAGCTATACCGAGATCCAAGTatgacgaagatg TATACATTAACAATCACACCGCCGTCTGGGGATCATATTACGACCTCTCAAGTGGACAATGGGGATATGGATGTTGTCATTCCCTGATATCCGGTTCTTACTGTACAGGTGAAGCGGGTAAGACAGCCAACAGTTCATCAAGTGTATCAGCTCTATTAGAATCTTCAGCAAGGGTaaaagagattgaagaaaaggccgagaaagagaggaaatcATTGGCAGAACAACATCTTGAAGATCTAGCTTCGGgcaagaaagataaaggCAAAGAAAGAGAGGCACCAAAATATGGTAGTAGACCCGATGATTTGTTGGATGACGATAAAGTAGATttggataaagagaaattgaGAAAAGCTCTGGAGcaggaaaagaagaggaaaggttTGAATGAAAATGATGCTTGGGAACAAAATAAGAAATCGAAAACTGATGTTACTCAGGAAGAAATGG AGGCATACAGGTTATCAAGACAGGGATACGAAGATCCAATGGCGAATTACAAAGATACGGGTGGTTATGATCTGGTTTAA
- a CDS encoding branchpoint-bridging protein: MWRPAARTTGTNDVPIGNKRRFGLPEEAPPPSNPPSHAPRPPASDIQFFNGRQDRERSDRDDYGRRDDYDDRRRDDYRRDDRDRYGGSGGGDRDRYGGDDRRGRYDESERGRERDAAGEEGPRKRRSRWGDAKVDVPGLPVAITGKVSQAELDNYAIHVRLEEINRKLRTGDVVPPEGQRSPSPPPSYDAYGRRTNTREIRYRKKLEDEKARLVDRAMKSDPNFRPPAEMQNRRGGGKPSDKVYIPVKEFPEINFFGLLVGPRGNSLKRMERESGAKISIRGKGSVKEGKGRPGDFPEDEQDELHCLITADTEDKVKGCVALINRVIETAASTPEGQNDHKRNQLRELASLNGTLRDDENQLCQNCGEKGHRRWECPQQRVYSANVICRLCGGAGHMARDCRGRGDPNLAQNKQTAFDSEYTALMAELGEGGSGGAASGRPAGAIGAAPPAQDRVPPWRVPENWISHGPGGPRGPPGGGGYGGPPQQGYQQQGYGQGGAGYGYGGGYGGQDNGYGQGAPAGGADPYAAYYASMGQQAPTAA, translated from the exons ATGTGGAGACCAGCAGCCCGGACGACGGGAACTAACGAT GTACCTATAGGTAACAAAAGACGATTTGGCTTACCCGAAGAAGCTCCTCCCCCTTCCAACCCTCCATCACACGCCCCACGACCCCCCGCCTCCGATATACAATTCTTCAACGGTCGTCAAGACCGAGAACGTTCCGACCGAGATGATTACGGACGAAGGGACGATTATGATGATAGAAGGAGGGATGATTACAGACGTGATGACAGGGATAGATATGGCGGTAGTGGTGGAGGAGACAGAGATAGATATGGAGGTGATGACAGGAGAGGCCGATATGACGAGTCTGaaaggggaagagaaagggatgcggctggagaag AGGGCCCAAGAAAGAGACGATCAAGATGGGGAGATGCCAAAGTCGATGTACCCGGTCTTCCAGTAGCCATCACCGGTAAGGTCTCTCAAGCCGAATTGGACAACTATGCTATCCACGTTCGACTGGAGGAGATCAACCGAAAATTACGTACTGGCGATGTAGTACCTCCTGAAGGACAACGATCACCTTCGCCTCCACCCTCATACGACGCTTACGGTCGAAGGACTAACACTCGTGAGATCCGATACCGAAAGAAGTTGGAGGATGAAAAAGCAAGATTGGTAGATAGAGCTATGAAATCCGATCCCAACTTCAGGCCGCCAGCGGAGATGCAAAACAGACGAGGTGGCGGTAAGCCAAGTGATAAAGTCTATATCCCAGTGAAAGAATTCCCAGAAATCAACTTCTTCGGTTTACTCGTCGGTCCTCGTGGTAATTCCCTTAAGAGaatggaaagagaaagtggtGCCAAGATCAGTATTAGAGGTAAAGGAAGtgtgaaagaaggtaaaggtagacCAGGTGATTTCCCAGAAGATGAGCAAGATGAATTGCATTGTCTTATCACTGCGGATACCGAAGACAAGGTAAAGGGATGTGTAGCATTGATTAACAGGGTCATTGAAACT GCCGCTTCTACACCCGAAGGTCAGAACGATCACAAACGAAACCAGCTCCGAGAACTTGCTTCGCTTAACGGTACTCTTCGAGACGATGAGAACCAGCTTTGTCAGAATTGTGGTGAGAAAGGTCATCGAAGATGGGAATGTCCTCAACAAAGAGTGTACAGCGCCAATGTCATCTGTAGATTATGCGGTGGTGCAGGACACATGGCGAGAGATTGTAGAGGACGGGGGGATCCCAACCTGGCTCAGAACAAACAGACCGCTTTCGACTCTGAATATACCGCTCTTATGGCCGAActcggtgaaggtggaagtggagggGCTGCTTCCGGTAGACCAGCTGGCGCTATCGGTGCTGCACCGCCTGCGCAAGATAGAGTACCTCCTTGGCGAGTCCCCGAGAATTGGATCAGTC ACGGTCCAGGAGGTCCTCGTGGTCCCcctggtggtggtggatatggtggTCCTCCTCAACAAGGATATCAACAACAGGGATACGGTCAAGGTGGTGCAGGATACGGATAcggtggtggatatggtggTCAGGATAATGGTTACGGCCAAGGCGCTCCTGCAGGTGGTGCTGATCCTTACGCTGC CTACTACGCCTCAATGGGCCAACAAGCTCCTACAGCTGCTTAA